GCGCCGAGGCGGTTCACGGGGTCTCGGGGCTCGAGGGCCCCCATCTGCCCACCCCCACCGGCCAAGCCGAGCCCCAGCACGCCGTTCATTTCATCATCGAGCAGGTGCTCCAGCACCCCGGCGAGGTCACGCTGGTGCCGGTGGGAGCCCTCACCAATATCGCGCTAGCCATGCGCCTCGAACCTAGAATCATTCCCCAGATCAGGGAGATTGTGCTGATGGGCGGCTCCATTGACATCGGCAACTGGTCGCCAAGCGCCGAGTTCAACATCTTGTGCGACCCCCACGCGGCCAAGATTGTCTTTGGGGCGGGGGTTCCCCTGGTGATGATGGGCCTCAACCTGACCCATCAGACCGTGGCCCACCCGGCCCGGGTGGAGCGTTTCCGCGCCCTGGGCACCCGGGTAGGGGCATTCACGGCAGAGCTGCTCGAGTTCTTCCGCGAGCACCACATCCAGCGCTACAAGTGGGATGGCGCCCCCATCCACGACGCCTGCGCGGTGGCTTTCTTGCTGCGGCCCGACCTGTTCAAAACCGCCCTGTTCAACGTGGAAATCGAGGCCAACGAAGGGCTGGCCTTTGGGCGCACGGTCTGCGACTACTGGCGCGTGACCGGCAAACCACCCAACTGCGAGGTAGGGCTCGAGATTGACGCCGAAGGCTTCTACGATTTGCTGGTAGAGCGCATTGGGCGCTACAA
This DNA window, taken from Meiothermus sp. CFH 77666, encodes the following:
- a CDS encoding nucleoside hydrolase translates to MPRKIILDCDPGHDDAIAIMLALASEELEVLGITTVYGNVSLERTTRNALVVREVLGKSVPIYAGADRPLVRDRISAEAVHGVSGLEGPHLPTPTGQAEPQHAVHFIIEQVLQHPGEVTLVPVGALTNIALAMRLEPRIIPQIREIVLMGGSIDIGNWSPSAEFNILCDPHAAKIVFGAGVPLVMMGLNLTHQTVAHPARVERFRALGTRVGAFTAELLEFFREHHIQRYKWDGAPIHDACAVAFLLRPDLFKTALFNVEIEANEGLAFGRTVCDYWRVTGKPPNCEVGLEIDAEGFYDLLVERIGRYNS